The following are encoded in a window of Brevibacillus sp. DP1.3A genomic DNA:
- the gpmI gene encoding 2,3-bisphosphoglycerate-independent phosphoglycerate mutase: MAQRPKPVALLIVDGFALRNETHGNAVAQANKPNFDRYWNQYPHATLEASGLAVGLPEGQMGNSEVGHLNIGAGRVVYQDLTRITKSIQEGAFFENETLIAAFQHAKQNGKQLHLFGLLSDGGVHSHINHLFAMLELAKKQDFADVFIHGFLDGRDVSPDSAVGYIEQLQAKIAEIGVGRIATVQGRYYAMDRDKRWERVEKAYRAMVYADAPAYRDPVQAVKESYEKSIMDEFVMPTVILDEAGKPVTTVQSGDSVIFYNFRPDRAIQMSQAFTNEDFRGFDRGDERPRDLHFVCLTHFSETVDGYVAYKPSNLDNTLGEVLSQQGLKQLRIAETEKYPHVTFFFSGGREKEFPGETRILIPSPKVATYDLQPEMSAPELTDAVVAEIEADNFDAIILNFANCDMVGHSGMMEPTIKAVETVDACLGRVVDAIVAKGGVAVITADHGNADLMLDEAGRPITSHSTYPVPVIVTKDGAALREDGILADLSPTLLELLGVAQPVEMTGKSLLAK, encoded by the coding sequence ATGGCACAAAGACCAAAACCGGTTGCCCTTTTGATTGTGGATGGTTTTGCTTTGCGTAACGAGACGCATGGAAACGCAGTAGCACAAGCCAACAAACCGAATTTTGACCGTTACTGGAATCAATACCCTCACGCGACCCTGGAGGCAAGTGGGCTGGCTGTTGGACTGCCAGAAGGACAGATGGGCAACTCCGAGGTAGGCCATCTCAATATCGGGGCAGGGCGTGTTGTTTATCAGGATCTGACGCGCATTACCAAGTCGATTCAAGAAGGCGCTTTTTTTGAAAACGAAACACTGATCGCTGCTTTCCAGCACGCGAAGCAAAACGGCAAGCAGCTCCATCTGTTCGGGCTTTTGTCCGATGGTGGTGTACACAGTCACATTAACCACTTGTTTGCGATGCTCGAATTGGCGAAAAAGCAGGACTTTGCGGATGTGTTCATCCACGGTTTTCTCGATGGTCGCGATGTATCGCCTGACAGTGCAGTGGGCTATATCGAACAGCTGCAAGCTAAAATCGCAGAGATCGGCGTTGGCCGTATTGCTACCGTACAAGGCCGCTACTATGCGATGGATCGTGACAAACGCTGGGAGCGTGTAGAGAAGGCGTATCGTGCCATGGTGTACGCAGATGCTCCGGCTTATCGTGATCCGGTTCAAGCGGTAAAGGAATCCTACGAAAAGTCCATCATGGATGAATTCGTCATGCCGACGGTGATTCTCGATGAGGCAGGAAAACCAGTGACGACCGTTCAAAGCGGCGATTCAGTTATTTTTTATAATTTCCGCCCGGATCGTGCGATTCAAATGTCGCAAGCCTTTACGAATGAAGATTTCCGTGGCTTTGACCGCGGAGATGAGCGCCCACGCGATCTGCATTTTGTGTGCCTCACGCATTTTTCCGAGACGGTTGACGGGTATGTCGCTTACAAGCCTTCCAATCTGGATAACACGTTGGGAGAGGTGCTTTCCCAGCAAGGCTTGAAGCAGCTGCGCATTGCCGAGACGGAGAAATATCCGCACGTGACGTTCTTCTTCAGTGGCGGCCGTGAAAAGGAGTTTCCAGGTGAGACACGTATCTTGATTCCTTCGCCAAAAGTGGCGACGTACGATTTGCAGCCGGAGATGAGTGCACCAGAGCTGACAGACGCTGTTGTCGCTGAGATCGAGGCAGATAATTTTGATGCGATCATCCTGAACTTTGCAAACTGCGACATGGTTGGTCATTCCGGTATGATGGAGCCGACGATCAAAGCAGTCGAGACAGTCGATGCATGCTTGGGCAGAGTAGTCGATGCAATCGTAGCAAAAGGTGGCGTAGCCGTCATCACGGCTGACCACGGAAATGCGGATCTGATGCTGGATGAAGCGGGACGTCCGATTACTTCACACAGTACGTATCCGGTGCCTGTAATCGTGACCAAAGACGGGGCTGCTCTGCGCGAAGACGGTATTTTGGCCGACTTGTCGCCAACGCTTTTGGAGCTTTTGGGGGTAGCGCAACCGGTCGAAATGACAGGCAAATCGTTACTTGCAAAATAG
- a CDS encoding ABC transporter ATP-binding protein, with translation MQALETQRLTLSYGERNIIEALDLNIPRGKITVFIGSNGSGKSTLLRSLARLLKPKEGAILLEGESIAKRSTKEVAKRLAILPQGPSAPEGLTILQLVKQGRYPYQNWLQQWSEEDEQMVNKALAATQLTDMANRAVDSLSGGQRQRAWIAMTLAQGTETILLDEPTTYLDMSHQIEILDLLFELNQTEQRTIVMVLHDLNLACRYAHHIVAVHNQTVVAEGAPNEVLTTDLVRTVFDMDCQITQDPLYGTPMCIPYSKSRLGTVQTERKAFAMS, from the coding sequence ATGCAAGCTTTGGAAACCCAACGGCTTACGTTATCGTACGGAGAACGCAACATCATTGAAGCATTAGATTTAAACATCCCGCGTGGAAAAATCACAGTTTTCATTGGCAGTAATGGCAGTGGCAAATCGACATTGCTGCGCTCTCTGGCACGTTTACTCAAACCAAAGGAAGGCGCTATCCTGCTTGAAGGAGAATCGATCGCGAAACGCTCTACCAAAGAGGTAGCCAAACGTCTTGCAATCCTTCCTCAAGGCCCATCTGCACCAGAAGGATTGACGATTCTGCAATTGGTCAAACAAGGACGCTATCCTTATCAAAACTGGCTACAGCAATGGTCAGAAGAAGACGAGCAGATGGTCAACAAAGCATTGGCGGCTACTCAACTCACGGATATGGCTAACCGTGCCGTCGACAGTCTCTCTGGCGGACAACGTCAGCGCGCCTGGATTGCGATGACGCTCGCCCAAGGAACCGAAACGATTTTGCTGGATGAGCCTACGACTTATTTGGATATGTCGCATCAGATTGAGATTTTGGACCTGTTGTTTGAACTGAATCAAACGGAACAGCGCACCATTGTCATGGTTCTCCACGATCTGAATCTCGCTTGTCGCTATGCCCACCATATCGTTGCCGTTCACAATCAGACCGTAGTGGCAGAAGGCGCTCCAAACGAAGTGCTGACGACCGACCTTGTCCGTACGGTATTCGATATGGATTGCCAAATTACGCAAGACCCGCTGTATGGAACTCCTATGTGTATCCCGTACAGTAAAAGTCGCCTGGGCACTGTGCAGACCGAACGAAAAGCATTCGCCATGTCATAA
- the eno gene encoding phosphopyruvate hydratase, which translates to MAMITDIYAREIMDSRGNPTVEVEVYLEDGSMGRADVPSGASTGAYEAVELRDGDKSRYLGKGVLKAVENVNEIIAPELIGMDALDQVGIDMAMIQLDGTPNKAKLGANAILGVSMAVARAAADSLGVPLYNYLGGFNARMLPVPMMNILNGGKHADNTVDIQEFMVMPVGATSFKEALRTGAEIFHSLKKVLGEKGLSTAVGDEGGFAPNLKSNEEAITTILDAIKAAGYEPGKDVFLALDVAATEMFKDDKYHFEGEGVVKTTEEMIAFYEELVNKYPIISIEDGLSEDDWDGWKALTDKLGSKVQLVGDDLFVTNTERLARGIETSTGNSILVKVNQIGTLTETFEAIEMAKLAGYTAVISHRSGETEDSTISDIAVATNAGQIKTGAPSRTDRVAKYNQLLRIEDELADTARFGGRSAFYNLKK; encoded by the coding sequence ATGGCAATGATTACTGACATTTATGCACGCGAAATTATGGACTCCCGCGGTAATCCAACTGTGGAAGTAGAAGTGTATCTCGAAGATGGCTCGATGGGTCGCGCAGATGTTCCATCTGGAGCGTCTACAGGTGCGTATGAAGCAGTTGAGCTTCGCGACGGTGACAAATCCCGTTACTTGGGTAAAGGCGTTCTGAAAGCCGTAGAGAACGTGAATGAAATCATTGCTCCTGAACTGATCGGCATGGATGCCCTGGATCAAGTCGGCATCGATATGGCGATGATTCAGCTCGACGGTACGCCAAACAAAGCCAAGCTGGGCGCAAACGCGATTCTCGGCGTGTCCATGGCAGTAGCACGTGCAGCTGCAGATTCTCTCGGCGTTCCTCTCTATAACTACCTCGGCGGCTTCAACGCGAGAATGTTGCCAGTTCCTATGATGAACATCCTGAACGGTGGTAAGCACGCAGACAACACCGTAGACATTCAGGAATTCATGGTCATGCCAGTAGGTGCTACTTCCTTCAAGGAAGCACTGCGTACAGGTGCGGAAATTTTCCACTCCCTGAAAAAAGTATTGGGTGAAAAAGGCCTAAGCACAGCAGTAGGGGATGAGGGCGGCTTCGCTCCAAACCTGAAATCCAACGAAGAAGCGATCACAACCATTTTGGATGCGATCAAAGCAGCAGGCTATGAGCCAGGCAAAGACGTGTTCCTCGCGCTGGACGTAGCAGCTACAGAAATGTTCAAAGATGACAAATACCACTTCGAAGGCGAAGGCGTTGTGAAAACAACTGAAGAAATGATCGCGTTCTACGAAGAGCTGGTAAACAAATACCCAATCATCTCCATCGAAGACGGTCTGTCTGAAGACGACTGGGATGGCTGGAAAGCGCTGACTGACAAGTTGGGCAGCAAAGTTCAGCTGGTAGGTGACGACTTGTTCGTAACGAACACAGAGCGTCTGGCACGTGGAATCGAGACCTCTACTGGTAACTCCATTCTGGTAAAAGTAAACCAAATCGGTACGCTGACAGAAACATTCGAAGCAATCGAAATGGCGAAGCTGGCTGGCTATACTGCGGTGATTTCCCACCGTTCCGGTGAAACCGAAGACTCTACTATCTCTGATATCGCAGTCGCTACAAATGCAGGTCAAATCAAGACTGGTGCGCCTTCCCGCACTGACCGCGTAGCGAAGTACAACCAATTGCTGCGTATTGAAGACGAACTCGCTGATACAGCTCGTTTTGGCGGTCGTTCTGCATTCTACAACCTGAAGAAGTAA